One part of the Hirundo rustica isolate bHirRus1 chromosome 11, bHirRus1.pri.v3, whole genome shotgun sequence genome encodes these proteins:
- the TERF2 gene encoding telomeric repeat-binding factor 2 isoform X7, with protein sequence MAARRSARLERNQDQNQDQDPDPDWAGMAALPEKTVNGWVLQFYFHRAIEAYRSGRNRDFRQFRDIMQALLVRPLDREPEMAQMLRIMQLLSRVEEGENLGKRRDPPPNVWMPILIDCTFDKESELTPLESALLVLDFIHEEFSVADKTMEAVQKMVKEAAVVVCIRNKEFEKASDIVKKYMGKEPRNQKKKNEWLAVIREKNPSHPKVKNFSYEDFQQSIFEFLKGYMDDSEPALLTLLKKTLNSEHADKGKSSLETSECADGLNNHAAAPETSRGAEGPARAPEVSGTVEGPARAQEVSGTVEDPAKAPEPAGATEDLEGAPGPAERAAGPTAAPEIMEEAGGSAATVEPMEVATDPAATPEHLTAAYDTVKGAAEPMEIAEEAAAAAPELPRVSTRESQRTKRCRETENQASETSEPPEIPRIKNLFSISNLIVEMDGSSSKSSEECPDSSQEHVVSSASKPAPKLPDEPLSAQSEKSLQGRWNSSCGTEEKDSWSDEDELFANAASLEKSNVSKITSSKKQKWTVQESEWIKEGVKKYGEGRWKSICLKYPFQNRTSVMIKDRWRTMKKLGML encoded by the exons ATGGCGGCGCGGCGATCGGCGCGGCTGGAGCGGAACCAGGACCAGAACCAGGACCAGGACCCCGATCCCGACTGGGCCGGGATGGCGGCGCTGCCCGAGAAGACCGTGAACGGCTGGGTCCTGCAGTTCTACTTCCACCGCGCCATCGAGGCCTATCGCTCCGGGCGCAACCGTGATTTCCGCCAGTTCCGCGACATCATGCAAG CGCTGCTCGTGCGGCCCCTGGACAGGGAGCCGGAGATGGCCCAGATGCTCCGGATAATGCAGCTGCTGTCGCGGGTCGAGGAGGGCGAGAACCTCG GGAAGCGCCGTGACCCCCCCCCAAACGTATGGATGCCAATTCTTATAGATTGCACCTTCGACAAGGAGTCAGAGCTGACCCCACTTGAGTCGGCCTTGCTTGTCCTGGACTTCATCCATGAGGAATTCTCTGTGGCGGACAAGACCATGGAGGCTGTGCAGAAAATGGTGAAAGAAGCT gctgttgTTGTTTGCATCAGAAACAAGGAGTTTGAAAAAGCTTCTGATATCGTCAAGAAGTACATGGGAAAGGAGCCCAGAAACCAA AAGAAGAAGAATGAGTGGCTGGCTGTCATCAGGGAGAAGAATCCCTCTCATCCAAAGGTCAAAAACTTCTCCTACGAGGACTTCCAGCAGAGCATCTTTGAGTTCCTGAAGGGCTACATGGACGACTCGGAGCCAGCGCTGCTGACG CTGCTGAAAAAGACTTTGAATTCGGAACATGCCGACAAAGGAAAATCCTCGCTGGAGACTTCTGAGTGTGCAGATGGGCTGAACAACCACGCAGCAGCTCCCGAGACTTCCAGAGGGGCAGAGGgcccagccagagctccagaggTCTCGGGAACGGTGGAGGGCCCAGCCAGAGCTCAAGAGGTCTCGGGAACGGTGGAGGACCCAGCAAAAGCTCCAGAGCCTGCAGGAGCAACAGAAGACCTGGAGGGAGCTCCCGGCCCTGCAGAAAGGGCAGCTggtcccacagcagctccagagatTATGGAAGAAGCTGGTGGCTCTGCAGCAACTGTGGAACCTATGGAAGTAGCCACTGACCCAGCAGCAACACCTGAACATTTAACGGCAGCGTACGACACCGTGAAGGGCGCTGCAGAGCCTATGGAAAtagctgaagaagcagcagcagcagccccagaacTCCCCAGAGTGTCCACCAGGGAATCACAAAG AACCAAGAGATGCAGAGAAACCGAGAATCAAGCTTCTGAGACCTCAGAGCCTCCTGAAATACCCCGTATCAAAAACTTGTTCAGCATAAGCAATCTGATCGTGGAGATGGATGGCTCGTCCAGCAAGTCGAGCGAGGAGTGCCCCGACTCTTCCCAGGAGCACGTGGTCTCCTCTGCTTCCAAACCTGCTCCGAAACTGCCTGACGAGCCCTTGTCTGCCCAGAGTGAGAA atccctccaaggaaggtGGAACAGCTCCTGTGGCACGGAGGAGAAGGACAGTTGGAGCGACGAGGATGAGCTCTTTGCAAATGCAG CGTCGCTTGAGAAAAGCAACGTCTCCAAGATCACCAGCTCCAAGAAACAG AAATGGACGGTGCAGGAGAGCGAGTGGATCAAGGAAGGGGTGAAGAAGTACGGGGAAGGGAGGTGGAAATCCATCTGCCTGAAGTACCCTTTCCAGAACCGCACATCAGTGATGATCAAGGATCGCTGGCGGACCATGAAGAAACTGGGAATGCTCTGA
- the TERF2 gene encoding telomeric repeat-binding factor 2 isoform X6, whose translation MAARRSARLERNQDQNQDQDPDPDWAGMAALPEKTVNGWVLQFYFHRAIEAYRSGRNRDFRQFRDIMQALCPTALLVRPLDREPEMAQMLRIMQLLSRVEEGENLGKRRDPPPNVWMPILIDCTFDKESELTPLESALLVLDFIHEEFSVADKTMEAVQKMVKEAAVVVCIRNKEFEKASDIVKKYMGKEPRNQKKKNEWLAVIREKNPSHPKVKNFSYEDFQQSIFEFLKGYMDDSEPALLTLLKKTLNSEHADKGKSSLETSECADGLNNHAAAPETSRGAEGPARAPEVSGTVEGPARAQEVSGTVEDPAKAPEPAGATEDLEGAPGPAERAAGPTAAPEIMEEAGGSAATVEPMEVATDPAATPEHLTAAYDTVKGAAEPMEIAEEAAAAAPELPRVSTRESQRTKRCRETENQASETSEPPEIPRIKNLFSISNLIVEMDGSSSKSSEECPDSSQEHVVSSASKPAPKLPDEPLSAQSEKSLQGRWNSSCGTEEKDSWSDEDELFANAASLEKSNVSKITSSKKQKWTVQESEWIKEGVKKYGEGRWKSICLKYPFQNRTSVMIKDRWRTMKKLGML comes from the exons ATGGCGGCGCGGCGATCGGCGCGGCTGGAGCGGAACCAGGACCAGAACCAGGACCAGGACCCCGATCCCGACTGGGCCGGGATGGCGGCGCTGCCCGAGAAGACCGTGAACGGCTGGGTCCTGCAGTTCTACTTCCACCGCGCCATCGAGGCCTATCGCTCCGGGCGCAACCGTGATTTCCGCCAGTTCCGCGACATCATGCAAG CCCTTTGTCCTACAGCGCTGCTCGTGCGGCCCCTGGACAGGGAGCCGGAGATGGCCCAGATGCTCCGGATAATGCAGCTGCTGTCGCGGGTCGAGGAGGGCGAGAACCTCG GGAAGCGCCGTGACCCCCCCCCAAACGTATGGATGCCAATTCTTATAGATTGCACCTTCGACAAGGAGTCAGAGCTGACCCCACTTGAGTCGGCCTTGCTTGTCCTGGACTTCATCCATGAGGAATTCTCTGTGGCGGACAAGACCATGGAGGCTGTGCAGAAAATGGTGAAAGAAGCT gctgttgTTGTTTGCATCAGAAACAAGGAGTTTGAAAAAGCTTCTGATATCGTCAAGAAGTACATGGGAAAGGAGCCCAGAAACCAA AAGAAGAAGAATGAGTGGCTGGCTGTCATCAGGGAGAAGAATCCCTCTCATCCAAAGGTCAAAAACTTCTCCTACGAGGACTTCCAGCAGAGCATCTTTGAGTTCCTGAAGGGCTACATGGACGACTCGGAGCCAGCGCTGCTGACG CTGCTGAAAAAGACTTTGAATTCGGAACATGCCGACAAAGGAAAATCCTCGCTGGAGACTTCTGAGTGTGCAGATGGGCTGAACAACCACGCAGCAGCTCCCGAGACTTCCAGAGGGGCAGAGGgcccagccagagctccagaggTCTCGGGAACGGTGGAGGGCCCAGCCAGAGCTCAAGAGGTCTCGGGAACGGTGGAGGACCCAGCAAAAGCTCCAGAGCCTGCAGGAGCAACAGAAGACCTGGAGGGAGCTCCCGGCCCTGCAGAAAGGGCAGCTggtcccacagcagctccagagatTATGGAAGAAGCTGGTGGCTCTGCAGCAACTGTGGAACCTATGGAAGTAGCCACTGACCCAGCAGCAACACCTGAACATTTAACGGCAGCGTACGACACCGTGAAGGGCGCTGCAGAGCCTATGGAAAtagctgaagaagcagcagcagcagccccagaacTCCCCAGAGTGTCCACCAGGGAATCACAAAG AACCAAGAGATGCAGAGAAACCGAGAATCAAGCTTCTGAGACCTCAGAGCCTCCTGAAATACCCCGTATCAAAAACTTGTTCAGCATAAGCAATCTGATCGTGGAGATGGATGGCTCGTCCAGCAAGTCGAGCGAGGAGTGCCCCGACTCTTCCCAGGAGCACGTGGTCTCCTCTGCTTCCAAACCTGCTCCGAAACTGCCTGACGAGCCCTTGTCTGCCCAGAGTGAGAA atccctccaaggaaggtGGAACAGCTCCTGTGGCACGGAGGAGAAGGACAGTTGGAGCGACGAGGATGAGCTCTTTGCAAATGCAG CGTCGCTTGAGAAAAGCAACGTCTCCAAGATCACCAGCTCCAAGAAACAG AAATGGACGGTGCAGGAGAGCGAGTGGATCAAGGAAGGGGTGAAGAAGTACGGGGAAGGGAGGTGGAAATCCATCTGCCTGAAGTACCCTTTCCAGAACCGCACATCAGTGATGATCAAGGATCGCTGGCGGACCATGAAGAAACTGGGAATGCTCTGA
- the TERF2 gene encoding telomeric repeat-binding factor 2 isoform X2 encodes MAARRSARLERNQDQNQDQDPDPDWAGMAALPEKTVNGWVLQFYFHRAIEAYRSGRNRDFRQFRDIMQALCPTALLVRPLDREPEMAQMLRIMQLLSRVEEGENLGKRRDPPPNVWMPILIDCTFDKESELTPLESALLVLDFIHEEFSVADKTMEAVQKMVKEAAVVVCIRNKEFEKASDIVKKYMGKEPRNQKKNEWLAVIREKNPSHPKVKNFSYEDFQQSIFEFLKGYMDDSEPALLTLLKKTLNSEHADKGKSSLETSECADGLNNHAAAPETSRGAEGPARAPEVSGTVEGPARAQEVSGTVEDPAKAPEPAGATEDLEGAPGPAERAAGPTAAPEIMEEAGGSAATVEPMEVATDPAATPEHLTAAYDTVKGAAEPMEIAEEAAAAAPELPRVSTRESQRQPPGAVTSYGISVLREAFKILSDSGDSDALFTKLDETDLPSPKQLSPSVSHRTKRCRETENQASETSEPPEIPRIKNLFSISNLIVEMDGSSSKSSEECPDSSQEHVVSSASKPAPKLPDEPLSAQSEKSLQGRWNSSCGTEEKDSWSDEDELFANAASLEKSNVSKITSSKKQKWTVQESEWIKEGVKKYGEGRWKSICLKYPFQNRTSVMIKDRWRTMKKLGML; translated from the exons ATGGCGGCGCGGCGATCGGCGCGGCTGGAGCGGAACCAGGACCAGAACCAGGACCAGGACCCCGATCCCGACTGGGCCGGGATGGCGGCGCTGCCCGAGAAGACCGTGAACGGCTGGGTCCTGCAGTTCTACTTCCACCGCGCCATCGAGGCCTATCGCTCCGGGCGCAACCGTGATTTCCGCCAGTTCCGCGACATCATGCAAG CCCTTTGTCCTACAGCGCTGCTCGTGCGGCCCCTGGACAGGGAGCCGGAGATGGCCCAGATGCTCCGGATAATGCAGCTGCTGTCGCGGGTCGAGGAGGGCGAGAACCTCG GGAAGCGCCGTGACCCCCCCCCAAACGTATGGATGCCAATTCTTATAGATTGCACCTTCGACAAGGAGTCAGAGCTGACCCCACTTGAGTCGGCCTTGCTTGTCCTGGACTTCATCCATGAGGAATTCTCTGTGGCGGACAAGACCATGGAGGCTGTGCAGAAAATGGTGAAAGAAGCT gctgttgTTGTTTGCATCAGAAACAAGGAGTTTGAAAAAGCTTCTGATATCGTCAAGAAGTACATGGGAAAGGAGCCCAGAAACCAA AAGAAGAATGAGTGGCTGGCTGTCATCAGGGAGAAGAATCCCTCTCATCCAAAGGTCAAAAACTTCTCCTACGAGGACTTCCAGCAGAGCATCTTTGAGTTCCTGAAGGGCTACATGGACGACTCGGAGCCAGCGCTGCTGACG CTGCTGAAAAAGACTTTGAATTCGGAACATGCCGACAAAGGAAAATCCTCGCTGGAGACTTCTGAGTGTGCAGATGGGCTGAACAACCACGCAGCAGCTCCCGAGACTTCCAGAGGGGCAGAGGgcccagccagagctccagaggTCTCGGGAACGGTGGAGGGCCCAGCCAGAGCTCAAGAGGTCTCGGGAACGGTGGAGGACCCAGCAAAAGCTCCAGAGCCTGCAGGAGCAACAGAAGACCTGGAGGGAGCTCCCGGCCCTGCAGAAAGGGCAGCTggtcccacagcagctccagagatTATGGAAGAAGCTGGTGGCTCTGCAGCAACTGTGGAACCTATGGAAGTAGCCACTGACCCAGCAGCAACACCTGAACATTTAACGGCAGCGTACGACACCGTGAAGGGCGCTGCAGAGCCTATGGAAAtagctgaagaagcagcagcagcagccccagaacTCCCCAGAGTGTCCACCAGGGAATCACAAAG GCAGCCCCCCGGAGCTGTAACCTCGTATGGGATTTCTGTTCTGAGAGAAGCTTTCAAGATCCTGTCGGACTCCGGGGACTCGGACGCACTTTTCACCAAGCTGGATGAAACAGACTTGCCTTCCCCCAAGCAACTGTCTCCTTCTGTATCCCACAGAACCAAGAGATGCAGAGAAACCGAGAATCAAGCTTCTGAGACCTCAGAGCCTCCTGAAATACCCCGTATCAAAAACTTGTTCAGCATAAGCAATCTGATCGTGGAGATGGATGGCTCGTCCAGCAAGTCGAGCGAGGAGTGCCCCGACTCTTCCCAGGAGCACGTGGTCTCCTCTGCTTCCAAACCTGCTCCGAAACTGCCTGACGAGCCCTTGTCTGCCCAGAGTGAGAA atccctccaaggaaggtGGAACAGCTCCTGTGGCACGGAGGAGAAGGACAGTTGGAGCGACGAGGATGAGCTCTTTGCAAATGCAG CGTCGCTTGAGAAAAGCAACGTCTCCAAGATCACCAGCTCCAAGAAACAG AAATGGACGGTGCAGGAGAGCGAGTGGATCAAGGAAGGGGTGAAGAAGTACGGGGAAGGGAGGTGGAAATCCATCTGCCTGAAGTACCCTTTCCAGAACCGCACATCAGTGATGATCAAGGATCGCTGGCGGACCATGAAGAAACTGGGAATGCTCTGA
- the TERF2 gene encoding telomeric repeat-binding factor 2 isoform X9 yields the protein MAARRSARLERNQDQNQDQDPDPDWAGMAALPEKTVNGWVLQFYFHRAIEAYRSGRNRDFRQFRDIMQALLVRPLDREPEMAQMLRIMQLLSRVEEGENLDCTFDKESELTPLESALLVLDFIHEEFSVADKTMEAVQKMVKEAAVVVCIRNKEFEKASDIVKKYMGKEPRNQKKKNEWLAVIREKNPSHPKVKNFSYEDFQQSIFEFLKGYMDDSEPALLTLLKKTLNSEHADKGKSSLETSECADGLNNHAAAPETSRGAEGPARAPEVSGTVEGPARAQEVSGTVEDPAKAPEPAGATEDLEGAPGPAERAAGPTAAPEIMEEAGGSAATVEPMEVATDPAATPEHLTAAYDTVKGAAEPMEIAEEAAAAAPELPRVSTRESQRTKRCRETENQASETSEPPEIPRIKNLFSISNLIVEMDGSSSKSSEECPDSSQEHVVSSASKPAPKLPDEPLSAQSEKSLQGRWNSSCGTEEKDSWSDEDELFANAASLEKSNVSKITSSKKQKWTVQESEWIKEGVKKYGEGRWKSICLKYPFQNRTSVMIKDRWRTMKKLGML from the exons ATGGCGGCGCGGCGATCGGCGCGGCTGGAGCGGAACCAGGACCAGAACCAGGACCAGGACCCCGATCCCGACTGGGCCGGGATGGCGGCGCTGCCCGAGAAGACCGTGAACGGCTGGGTCCTGCAGTTCTACTTCCACCGCGCCATCGAGGCCTATCGCTCCGGGCGCAACCGTGATTTCCGCCAGTTCCGCGACATCATGCAAG CGCTGCTCGTGCGGCCCCTGGACAGGGAGCCGGAGATGGCCCAGATGCTCCGGATAATGCAGCTGCTGTCGCGGGTCGAGGAGGGCGAGAACCTCG ATTGCACCTTCGACAAGGAGTCAGAGCTGACCCCACTTGAGTCGGCCTTGCTTGTCCTGGACTTCATCCATGAGGAATTCTCTGTGGCGGACAAGACCATGGAGGCTGTGCAGAAAATGGTGAAAGAAGCT gctgttgTTGTTTGCATCAGAAACAAGGAGTTTGAAAAAGCTTCTGATATCGTCAAGAAGTACATGGGAAAGGAGCCCAGAAACCAA AAGAAGAAGAATGAGTGGCTGGCTGTCATCAGGGAGAAGAATCCCTCTCATCCAAAGGTCAAAAACTTCTCCTACGAGGACTTCCAGCAGAGCATCTTTGAGTTCCTGAAGGGCTACATGGACGACTCGGAGCCAGCGCTGCTGACG CTGCTGAAAAAGACTTTGAATTCGGAACATGCCGACAAAGGAAAATCCTCGCTGGAGACTTCTGAGTGTGCAGATGGGCTGAACAACCACGCAGCAGCTCCCGAGACTTCCAGAGGGGCAGAGGgcccagccagagctccagaggTCTCGGGAACGGTGGAGGGCCCAGCCAGAGCTCAAGAGGTCTCGGGAACGGTGGAGGACCCAGCAAAAGCTCCAGAGCCTGCAGGAGCAACAGAAGACCTGGAGGGAGCTCCCGGCCCTGCAGAAAGGGCAGCTggtcccacagcagctccagagatTATGGAAGAAGCTGGTGGCTCTGCAGCAACTGTGGAACCTATGGAAGTAGCCACTGACCCAGCAGCAACACCTGAACATTTAACGGCAGCGTACGACACCGTGAAGGGCGCTGCAGAGCCTATGGAAAtagctgaagaagcagcagcagcagccccagaacTCCCCAGAGTGTCCACCAGGGAATCACAAAG AACCAAGAGATGCAGAGAAACCGAGAATCAAGCTTCTGAGACCTCAGAGCCTCCTGAAATACCCCGTATCAAAAACTTGTTCAGCATAAGCAATCTGATCGTGGAGATGGATGGCTCGTCCAGCAAGTCGAGCGAGGAGTGCCCCGACTCTTCCCAGGAGCACGTGGTCTCCTCTGCTTCCAAACCTGCTCCGAAACTGCCTGACGAGCCCTTGTCTGCCCAGAGTGAGAA atccctccaaggaaggtGGAACAGCTCCTGTGGCACGGAGGAGAAGGACAGTTGGAGCGACGAGGATGAGCTCTTTGCAAATGCAG CGTCGCTTGAGAAAAGCAACGTCTCCAAGATCACCAGCTCCAAGAAACAG AAATGGACGGTGCAGGAGAGCGAGTGGATCAAGGAAGGGGTGAAGAAGTACGGGGAAGGGAGGTGGAAATCCATCTGCCTGAAGTACCCTTTCCAGAACCGCACATCAGTGATGATCAAGGATCGCTGGCGGACCATGAAGAAACTGGGAATGCTCTGA
- the TERF2 gene encoding telomeric repeat-binding factor 2 isoform X5 → MAARRSARLERNQDQNQDQDPDPDWAGMAALPEKTVNGWVLQFYFHRAIEAYRSGRNRDFRQFRDIMQALLVRPLDREPEMAQMLRIMQLLSRVEEGENLDCTFDKESELTPLESALLVLDFIHEEFSVADKTMEAVQKMVKEAAVVVCIRNKEFEKASDIVKKYMGKEPRNQKKKNEWLAVIREKNPSHPKVKNFSYEDFQQSIFEFLKGYMDDSEPALLTLLKKTLNSEHADKGKSSLETSECADGLNNHAAAPETSRGAEGPARAPEVSGTVEGPARAQEVSGTVEDPAKAPEPAGATEDLEGAPGPAERAAGPTAAPEIMEEAGGSAATVEPMEVATDPAATPEHLTAAYDTVKGAAEPMEIAEEAAAAAPELPRVSTRESQRQPPGAVTSYGISVLREAFKILSDSGDSDALFTKLDETDLPSPKQLSPSVSHRTKRCRETENQASETSEPPEIPRIKNLFSISNLIVEMDGSSSKSSEECPDSSQEHVVSSASKPAPKLPDEPLSAQSEKSLQGRWNSSCGTEEKDSWSDEDELFANAASLEKSNVSKITSSKKQKWTVQESEWIKEGVKKYGEGRWKSICLKYPFQNRTSVMIKDRWRTMKKLGML, encoded by the exons ATGGCGGCGCGGCGATCGGCGCGGCTGGAGCGGAACCAGGACCAGAACCAGGACCAGGACCCCGATCCCGACTGGGCCGGGATGGCGGCGCTGCCCGAGAAGACCGTGAACGGCTGGGTCCTGCAGTTCTACTTCCACCGCGCCATCGAGGCCTATCGCTCCGGGCGCAACCGTGATTTCCGCCAGTTCCGCGACATCATGCAAG CGCTGCTCGTGCGGCCCCTGGACAGGGAGCCGGAGATGGCCCAGATGCTCCGGATAATGCAGCTGCTGTCGCGGGTCGAGGAGGGCGAGAACCTCG ATTGCACCTTCGACAAGGAGTCAGAGCTGACCCCACTTGAGTCGGCCTTGCTTGTCCTGGACTTCATCCATGAGGAATTCTCTGTGGCGGACAAGACCATGGAGGCTGTGCAGAAAATGGTGAAAGAAGCT gctgttgTTGTTTGCATCAGAAACAAGGAGTTTGAAAAAGCTTCTGATATCGTCAAGAAGTACATGGGAAAGGAGCCCAGAAACCAA AAGAAGAAGAATGAGTGGCTGGCTGTCATCAGGGAGAAGAATCCCTCTCATCCAAAGGTCAAAAACTTCTCCTACGAGGACTTCCAGCAGAGCATCTTTGAGTTCCTGAAGGGCTACATGGACGACTCGGAGCCAGCGCTGCTGACG CTGCTGAAAAAGACTTTGAATTCGGAACATGCCGACAAAGGAAAATCCTCGCTGGAGACTTCTGAGTGTGCAGATGGGCTGAACAACCACGCAGCAGCTCCCGAGACTTCCAGAGGGGCAGAGGgcccagccagagctccagaggTCTCGGGAACGGTGGAGGGCCCAGCCAGAGCTCAAGAGGTCTCGGGAACGGTGGAGGACCCAGCAAAAGCTCCAGAGCCTGCAGGAGCAACAGAAGACCTGGAGGGAGCTCCCGGCCCTGCAGAAAGGGCAGCTggtcccacagcagctccagagatTATGGAAGAAGCTGGTGGCTCTGCAGCAACTGTGGAACCTATGGAAGTAGCCACTGACCCAGCAGCAACACCTGAACATTTAACGGCAGCGTACGACACCGTGAAGGGCGCTGCAGAGCCTATGGAAAtagctgaagaagcagcagcagcagccccagaacTCCCCAGAGTGTCCACCAGGGAATCACAAAG GCAGCCCCCCGGAGCTGTAACCTCGTATGGGATTTCTGTTCTGAGAGAAGCTTTCAAGATCCTGTCGGACTCCGGGGACTCGGACGCACTTTTCACCAAGCTGGATGAAACAGACTTGCCTTCCCCCAAGCAACTGTCTCCTTCTGTATCCCACAGAACCAAGAGATGCAGAGAAACCGAGAATCAAGCTTCTGAGACCTCAGAGCCTCCTGAAATACCCCGTATCAAAAACTTGTTCAGCATAAGCAATCTGATCGTGGAGATGGATGGCTCGTCCAGCAAGTCGAGCGAGGAGTGCCCCGACTCTTCCCAGGAGCACGTGGTCTCCTCTGCTTCCAAACCTGCTCCGAAACTGCCTGACGAGCCCTTGTCTGCCCAGAGTGAGAA atccctccaaggaaggtGGAACAGCTCCTGTGGCACGGAGGAGAAGGACAGTTGGAGCGACGAGGATGAGCTCTTTGCAAATGCAG CGTCGCTTGAGAAAAGCAACGTCTCCAAGATCACCAGCTCCAAGAAACAG AAATGGACGGTGCAGGAGAGCGAGTGGATCAAGGAAGGGGTGAAGAAGTACGGGGAAGGGAGGTGGAAATCCATCTGCCTGAAGTACCCTTTCCAGAACCGCACATCAGTGATGATCAAGGATCGCTGGCGGACCATGAAGAAACTGGGAATGCTCTGA
- the TERF2 gene encoding telomeric repeat-binding factor 2 isoform X1, protein MAARRSARLERNQDQNQDQDPDPDWAGMAALPEKTVNGWVLQFYFHRAIEAYRSGRNRDFRQFRDIMQALCPTALLVRPLDREPEMAQMLRIMQLLSRVEEGENLGKRRDPPPNVWMPILIDCTFDKESELTPLESALLVLDFIHEEFSVADKTMEAVQKMVKEAAVVVCIRNKEFEKASDIVKKYMGKEPRNQKKKNEWLAVIREKNPSHPKVKNFSYEDFQQSIFEFLKGYMDDSEPALLTLLKKTLNSEHADKGKSSLETSECADGLNNHAAAPETSRGAEGPARAPEVSGTVEGPARAQEVSGTVEDPAKAPEPAGATEDLEGAPGPAERAAGPTAAPEIMEEAGGSAATVEPMEVATDPAATPEHLTAAYDTVKGAAEPMEIAEEAAAAAPELPRVSTRESQRQPPGAVTSYGISVLREAFKILSDSGDSDALFTKLDETDLPSPKQLSPSVSHRTKRCRETENQASETSEPPEIPRIKNLFSISNLIVEMDGSSSKSSEECPDSSQEHVVSSASKPAPKLPDEPLSAQSEKSLQGRWNSSCGTEEKDSWSDEDELFANAASLEKSNVSKITSSKKQKWTVQESEWIKEGVKKYGEGRWKSICLKYPFQNRTSVMIKDRWRTMKKLGML, encoded by the exons ATGGCGGCGCGGCGATCGGCGCGGCTGGAGCGGAACCAGGACCAGAACCAGGACCAGGACCCCGATCCCGACTGGGCCGGGATGGCGGCGCTGCCCGAGAAGACCGTGAACGGCTGGGTCCTGCAGTTCTACTTCCACCGCGCCATCGAGGCCTATCGCTCCGGGCGCAACCGTGATTTCCGCCAGTTCCGCGACATCATGCAAG CCCTTTGTCCTACAGCGCTGCTCGTGCGGCCCCTGGACAGGGAGCCGGAGATGGCCCAGATGCTCCGGATAATGCAGCTGCTGTCGCGGGTCGAGGAGGGCGAGAACCTCG GGAAGCGCCGTGACCCCCCCCCAAACGTATGGATGCCAATTCTTATAGATTGCACCTTCGACAAGGAGTCAGAGCTGACCCCACTTGAGTCGGCCTTGCTTGTCCTGGACTTCATCCATGAGGAATTCTCTGTGGCGGACAAGACCATGGAGGCTGTGCAGAAAATGGTGAAAGAAGCT gctgttgTTGTTTGCATCAGAAACAAGGAGTTTGAAAAAGCTTCTGATATCGTCAAGAAGTACATGGGAAAGGAGCCCAGAAACCAA AAGAAGAAGAATGAGTGGCTGGCTGTCATCAGGGAGAAGAATCCCTCTCATCCAAAGGTCAAAAACTTCTCCTACGAGGACTTCCAGCAGAGCATCTTTGAGTTCCTGAAGGGCTACATGGACGACTCGGAGCCAGCGCTGCTGACG CTGCTGAAAAAGACTTTGAATTCGGAACATGCCGACAAAGGAAAATCCTCGCTGGAGACTTCTGAGTGTGCAGATGGGCTGAACAACCACGCAGCAGCTCCCGAGACTTCCAGAGGGGCAGAGGgcccagccagagctccagaggTCTCGGGAACGGTGGAGGGCCCAGCCAGAGCTCAAGAGGTCTCGGGAACGGTGGAGGACCCAGCAAAAGCTCCAGAGCCTGCAGGAGCAACAGAAGACCTGGAGGGAGCTCCCGGCCCTGCAGAAAGGGCAGCTggtcccacagcagctccagagatTATGGAAGAAGCTGGTGGCTCTGCAGCAACTGTGGAACCTATGGAAGTAGCCACTGACCCAGCAGCAACACCTGAACATTTAACGGCAGCGTACGACACCGTGAAGGGCGCTGCAGAGCCTATGGAAAtagctgaagaagcagcagcagcagccccagaacTCCCCAGAGTGTCCACCAGGGAATCACAAAG GCAGCCCCCCGGAGCTGTAACCTCGTATGGGATTTCTGTTCTGAGAGAAGCTTTCAAGATCCTGTCGGACTCCGGGGACTCGGACGCACTTTTCACCAAGCTGGATGAAACAGACTTGCCTTCCCCCAAGCAACTGTCTCCTTCTGTATCCCACAGAACCAAGAGATGCAGAGAAACCGAGAATCAAGCTTCTGAGACCTCAGAGCCTCCTGAAATACCCCGTATCAAAAACTTGTTCAGCATAAGCAATCTGATCGTGGAGATGGATGGCTCGTCCAGCAAGTCGAGCGAGGAGTGCCCCGACTCTTCCCAGGAGCACGTGGTCTCCTCTGCTTCCAAACCTGCTCCGAAACTGCCTGACGAGCCCTTGTCTGCCCAGAGTGAGAA atccctccaaggaaggtGGAACAGCTCCTGTGGCACGGAGGAGAAGGACAGTTGGAGCGACGAGGATGAGCTCTTTGCAAATGCAG CGTCGCTTGAGAAAAGCAACGTCTCCAAGATCACCAGCTCCAAGAAACAG AAATGGACGGTGCAGGAGAGCGAGTGGATCAAGGAAGGGGTGAAGAAGTACGGGGAAGGGAGGTGGAAATCCATCTGCCTGAAGTACCCTTTCCAGAACCGCACATCAGTGATGATCAAGGATCGCTGGCGGACCATGAAGAAACTGGGAATGCTCTGA